In Cupriavidus taiwanensis, the following are encoded in one genomic region:
- the purL gene encoding phosphoribosylformylglycinamidine synthase, whose translation MAHFSCFPGALALSAFRQQRLLTALRQIDADIESVHGQFLHFVDAQTPLSADDQSRVAALLTYGAPFADQPEGDRFVVIPRFGTISPWASKATDIAHNCGLTHIHRIERGIEITVICKKGLLRGRKTLDADTRAAVAAHLFDRMTETVVASRDDAAGLFQELPAKPLRFIDISAGRSALAAANVEMGLALSEDEIDYLVEAYGKLERNPTDVELMMFAQANSEHCRHKIFNATWTIDGVQQDKSLFAMIRNTHQLNPQGSIVAYSDNSAVMEGDVAERWFPRGDDHKYGRHEALTHTLMKVETHNHPTAISPFPGASTGAGGEIRDEGATGRGAKPKAGLTGFTVSNLMLPDAVESWENDRDTAQPVAHRNPDHKPGVTGKPDRIASPLQIMIDGPLGGAAFNNEFGRANLGGYFRVYEQNVGGTVRGYHKPIMIAGGIGNIDASHTHKNPLPAGTLLIQLGGPGMRIGMGGGAASSMATGTNTADLDFDSVQRGNPEMERRAQEVINACWQLGDANPILSIHDVGAGGISNAFPELVDGAGRGARFDLRQVHLEESGLSPAEIWCNESQERYVLAIAPDSFPQFQAMCQRERSPFAVVGIATEEKQLQLVDASVDAALKEHYAVDMPMDVLLGKPPRMHRDVRRVEQELPAVDVTGISLEQAVRDVLRHPTVASKSFLISIGDRTVGGMNARDQMVGPWQVPVADVAVTTLDYKGSAGEAMTMGERTPLAVIDAPASGRMAVGEALTNLAAAPVKDLGKVKLSANWMAACGVEGEDARLYDTVHAVGMELCPALGISIPVGKDSLSMRTKWQDQGVDKEVVAPVSLIISAFAAVDDVNRTLTPQLRTDAGDTVLIAVDLGRGKNRMAGSILAQVTQQVGDSAPDVDNAEDLKNFFNVIQRLNREGKLLAYHDRSDGGFMATLAEMAFAGHCGVSLNVDMLALDPQQEQDYGDAKNWAQQIAERRNDQTLRALFAEELGAVVQVRMEDRDAVFAVLREAGLSACSHVVGKPNATDQVEIYRDAKKVFGASRTDLQRNWSEVSWRIARLRDNPVCADSEYDRLLDAADPGISPVLTFDPAEDIAAPFIATGVRPRVAILREQGVNSQIEMAYSMDRAGFDTHDVHMSDLIAGRANLADFQGFVACGGFSYGDVLGAGEGWAKTILFNGQMAEQFAAFFNRQDTFALGVCNGCQMMSNLAPIIPGAGAWPKFTRNQSEQYEARYVTVEVQSSPSIFFAGMEGSRIPIVVAHGEGFADFSQQGNIDQAHVALRFVDNYGAVTQTYPLNPNGSPDGITSVTTVDGRFTVLMPHPERVFRAATMSWAPDAWKQVADGGSPWMRMFRNARKWVG comes from the coding sequence ATGGCGCATTTCTCGTGCTTCCCCGGCGCTTTGGCGCTTTCCGCCTTCCGTCAGCAACGCCTGCTTACCGCACTCCGGCAAATCGATGCCGATATCGAGTCGGTGCATGGCCAGTTCCTGCATTTTGTTGACGCGCAGACGCCGCTGTCGGCCGACGACCAGTCGCGCGTGGCGGCGCTGCTGACCTACGGCGCGCCGTTCGCCGATCAGCCCGAGGGCGACCGCTTCGTGGTGATCCCGCGCTTCGGCACGATCTCGCCGTGGGCCAGCAAGGCCACCGATATCGCCCACAACTGCGGCCTCACGCATATCCACCGCATCGAGCGCGGCATCGAAATCACGGTTATCTGCAAGAAGGGCCTGCTGCGCGGGCGCAAGACGCTGGACGCGGATACCCGCGCCGCGGTCGCCGCGCACCTGTTCGACCGCATGACCGAGACCGTGGTCGCGTCGCGCGACGATGCCGCCGGCCTGTTCCAGGAACTGCCGGCCAAGCCGCTGCGCTTTATCGATATCTCGGCCGGGCGCAGCGCGCTGGCCGCGGCCAACGTCGAGATGGGCCTGGCGCTGTCCGAGGACGAGATCGACTACCTGGTCGAAGCCTACGGCAAGCTGGAGCGCAACCCGACCGATGTCGAGCTGATGATGTTCGCGCAGGCCAACAGCGAACACTGCCGCCACAAGATCTTCAACGCCACCTGGACCATCGACGGCGTGCAGCAGGACAAGTCGCTGTTCGCGATGATCCGCAATACGCACCAGCTCAATCCGCAGGGCTCGATCGTGGCCTACTCGGACAACTCGGCGGTGATGGAAGGCGACGTGGCCGAGCGCTGGTTCCCGCGCGGCGACGACCACAAGTACGGCCGCCACGAGGCGCTGACGCATACGCTGATGAAGGTGGAGACGCACAACCACCCGACCGCGATCTCGCCGTTCCCGGGCGCCTCCACGGGAGCCGGCGGCGAAATCCGCGACGAGGGCGCGACCGGCCGCGGCGCCAAGCCCAAGGCCGGCCTGACCGGCTTCACGGTGTCCAACCTGATGCTGCCGGATGCGGTCGAGTCCTGGGAAAACGACCGCGATACCGCCCAGCCGGTGGCGCACCGCAACCCCGACCACAAGCCCGGCGTGACCGGCAAGCCGGACCGCATCGCCTCGCCGCTGCAGATCATGATCGACGGCCCGCTCGGCGGCGCCGCGTTCAACAACGAATTCGGCCGCGCCAACCTGGGCGGCTACTTCCGCGTCTACGAGCAGAACGTGGGCGGCACCGTGCGCGGCTACCACAAGCCGATCATGATCGCGGGCGGCATCGGCAATATCGACGCCTCGCACACGCACAAGAACCCGCTGCCGGCCGGCACGCTGCTGATCCAGCTGGGCGGCCCGGGCATGCGCATCGGCATGGGCGGCGGCGCCGCCAGCTCGATGGCAACCGGCACCAACACCGCCGACCTGGACTTCGATTCGGTCCAGCGCGGCAACCCCGAGATGGAACGCCGCGCGCAGGAAGTGATCAACGCCTGCTGGCAGCTCGGCGACGCCAACCCGATCCTGTCGATCCACGACGTCGGCGCGGGCGGCATCTCCAACGCCTTCCCGGAACTGGTCGACGGCGCCGGCCGCGGCGCGCGCTTCGACCTGCGCCAGGTGCACCTGGAAGAGTCCGGCCTGTCGCCGGCGGAAATCTGGTGCAACGAGTCGCAGGAGCGCTATGTGCTGGCGATCGCGCCGGACAGCTTCCCGCAGTTCCAGGCCATGTGCCAGCGCGAGCGCTCGCCGTTCGCCGTGGTCGGCATCGCCACCGAAGAAAAGCAGCTGCAACTGGTCGACGCCAGCGTCGACGCCGCGCTCAAGGAACACTACGCCGTCGACATGCCGATGGACGTGCTGCTGGGCAAGCCGCCGCGCATGCACCGCGACGTCAGGCGCGTCGAGCAGGAACTGCCGGCGGTGGACGTGACCGGCATCAGCCTGGAGCAGGCCGTGCGCGACGTGCTGCGCCACCCGACCGTGGCCAGCAAGTCGTTCCTGATCAGTATCGGCGACCGTACCGTCGGCGGCATGAACGCGCGCGACCAGATGGTCGGCCCGTGGCAGGTGCCGGTGGCCGACGTGGCCGTGACCACGCTGGACTACAAAGGCAGCGCAGGCGAAGCCATGACGATGGGCGAGCGCACGCCGCTGGCCGTGATCGATGCCCCGGCCTCCGGCCGCATGGCGGTCGGCGAGGCGCTGACCAACCTGGCCGCCGCGCCGGTCAAGGACCTGGGCAAGGTCAAGCTGTCGGCCAACTGGATGGCGGCCTGCGGCGTGGAAGGCGAAGATGCCAGGCTGTATGACACCGTGCACGCCGTCGGCATGGAACTGTGCCCGGCGCTCGGCATCAGCATTCCGGTCGGCAAGGATTCGCTGTCGATGCGCACCAAGTGGCAGGACCAGGGCGTCGACAAGGAAGTGGTCGCGCCGGTGTCGCTGATCATCTCGGCCTTTGCCGCGGTGGACGACGTCAACCGCACGCTGACGCCGCAACTGCGCACCGACGCCGGCGACACCGTGCTGATCGCCGTCGACCTCGGCCGCGGCAAGAACCGCATGGCCGGCAGCATCCTGGCGCAGGTGACGCAGCAGGTGGGCGACAGCGCCCCCGATGTCGACAACGCCGAGGACCTGAAGAACTTCTTCAACGTGATCCAGCGCCTGAACCGCGAAGGCAAGCTGCTGGCCTACCATGACCGTTCCGACGGCGGCTTCATGGCCACGCTGGCCGAGATGGCCTTTGCCGGCCACTGCGGCGTCTCGCTCAACGTCGACATGCTGGCGCTCGATCCGCAGCAGGAACAGGACTACGGCGACGCCAAGAACTGGGCCCAGCAGATCGCCGAGCGCCGCAACGACCAGACCCTGCGCGCGCTGTTCGCGGAAGAACTGGGCGCGGTGGTGCAGGTGCGCATGGAAGACCGCGACGCGGTCTTCGCGGTGCTGCGCGAAGCCGGCCTGTCGGCATGCAGCCACGTGGTGGGCAAGCCCAACGCCACCGACCAGGTCGAGATCTACCGCGACGCGAAGAAGGTGTTCGGCGCCTCGCGCACCGACCTGCAGCGCAACTGGAGCGAAGTCAGCTGGCGCATCGCGCGCCTGCGCGACAACCCCGTTTGTGCAGACAGCGAATACGACCGCCTGCTGGACGCCGCCGACCCCGGCATCAGCCCGGTGCTGACGTTCGATCCGGCCGAGGACATCGCCGCACCGTTCATCGCGACCGGTGTCCGTCCGCGCGTGGCGATCCTGCGCGAGCAGGGCGTCAACTCGCAGATCGAGATGGCGTACAGCATGGATCGCGCGGGTTTCGACACGCACGACGTGCATATGAGCGACCTGATCGCGGGCCGCGCCAACCTGGCGGATTTCCAGGGCTTCGTCGCCTGCGGCGGCTTTAGCTACGGCGACGTGCTGGGCGCGGGCGAGGGCTGGGCCAAGACCATCCTGTTCAACGGGCAGATGGCCGAGCAGTTCGCGGCGTTCTTCAACCGGCAGGACACGTTTGCGCTGGGTGTCTGCAACGGCTGCCAGATGATGAGCAACCTGGCCCCGATCATCCCGGGTGCGGGTGCGTGGCCCAAGTTCACGCGCAACCAGTCGGAGCAGTACGAAGCGCGCTATGTCACGGTCGAGGTGCAGTCCTCGCCGTCGATCTTCTTCGCCGGCATGGAAGGCAGCCGCATCCCCATCGTGGTCGCGCACGGCGAAGGGTTTGCGGACTTCTCGCAGCAGGGCAATATCGACCAGGCCCACGTGGCGCTGCGCTTTGTCGACAACTACGGCGCGGTCACGCAGACCTATCCGCTCAACCCGAACGGCTCGCCGGACGGCATCACCTCGGTGACCACCGTCGACGGCCGCTTCACCGTGCTGATGCCGCACCCCGAGCGCGTATTCCGCGCCGCGACCATGAGCTGGGCGCCGGACGCGTGGAAGCAGGTTGCCGACGGCGGCAGCCCGTGGATGCGGATGTTCCGCAATGCGCGGAAGTGGGTGGGGTAA
- a CDS encoding Imm52 family immunity protein, translating into MNITLTFRLGRNTLPTETEQLHDLWRVARLLQPLGFPISRWYPPADTPEHSLLNPAFDDNGPAPAAVAILKAEMQALQTPWRRDTAVWNGTEGPGGVVCVNALSVDPYLPNCTLRLNAKRVDALQDTRNVVTVVQGLLQIWQARTLEVAPIRYQTRMKVFPDRPGAGWMLYVPTVLTVQQVPEAATLLPVMGQPRKQAGTLIISVADAPFSADNPDHVRIANRIEVRLVDQDLLPRYADQ; encoded by the coding sequence ATGAACATCACACTGACCTTCCGCCTGGGCAGGAATACCCTCCCCACCGAAACCGAACAACTGCATGACCTGTGGCGAGTCGCCAGGCTGCTGCAACCACTCGGCTTTCCAATCAGCCGCTGGTATCCCCCCGCCGACACCCCCGAGCATTCCTTGCTCAACCCCGCGTTCGACGACAACGGGCCGGCCCCTGCCGCCGTGGCGATTCTCAAGGCGGAGATGCAGGCGCTGCAGACGCCCTGGCGCCGTGACACTGCGGTTTGGAACGGAACGGAAGGACCTGGCGGCGTGGTCTGCGTCAACGCGCTGTCGGTTGACCCGTATCTTCCCAATTGCACGCTGCGGCTGAACGCGAAGCGCGTCGACGCCTTGCAGGACACACGGAATGTCGTCACGGTGGTTCAGGGCCTGCTGCAAATTTGGCAGGCCAGGACGCTGGAGGTCGCGCCGATCCGATACCAGACCCGGATGAAAGTCTTTCCTGACCGTCCGGGCGCCGGCTGGATGCTCTATGTGCCCACCGTGCTTACCGTGCAGCAGGTCCCGGAAGCAGCCACCCTGCTCCCTGTCATGGGCCAACCGCGCAAGCAGGCCGGCACCCTCATCATCAGCGTCGCCGATGCGCCTTTTTCCGCCGACAATCCCGACCACGTCCGCATCGCCAACAGGATCGAAGTCCGCCTCGTCGACCAGGACCTGCTGCCACGCTACGCAGACCAGTAG
- a CDS encoding Tox-REase-5 domain-containing protein, translating into MAALAWPFLEGLATRILIALGAGAAAGTAAEVARRRAEEAERSRDTPIAHTDAPTQPRKRCQPCPPDCGSLVERNWNMSDVARDYQARITGFAPFTEWNFEGIDFDGFRSSECLLQEAKARYDQFFDPEDGEPRLFFSLSGGERKIMRQASAQARVTRANPPSRLNWYFMEPIACEYFTRLFLLDGLGIRTLLQP; encoded by the coding sequence ATGGCCGCACTTGCATGGCCATTCCTCGAGGGGCTTGCCACACGCATCCTCATTGCATTGGGTGCCGGCGCTGCAGCCGGCACTGCAGCCGAAGTCGCCCGGCGGCGTGCCGAGGAGGCCGAGCGCTCCAGGGATACGCCGATTGCCCACACCGATGCCCCCACGCAGCCACGCAAGCGCTGCCAGCCATGCCCGCCCGACTGTGGAAGTCTGGTCGAGCGGAACTGGAACATGTCGGACGTTGCGCGCGACTACCAGGCCCGGATTACCGGCTTTGCGCCGTTCACGGAATGGAACTTCGAGGGCATCGATTTCGACGGTTTTCGTTCGTCGGAATGCCTGCTGCAGGAAGCGAAAGCAAGGTATGACCAGTTCTTTGACCCGGAAGATGGCGAACCGCGGCTCTTTTTCAGCCTTAGCGGCGGTGAGCGAAAGATCATGAGGCAGGCATCGGCGCAGGCCAGGGTCACGCGTGCAAATCCGCCGAGCCGGCTGAACTGGTACTTCATGGAGCCCATCGCCTGTGAGTACTTCACCCGGCTTTTCCTGCTCGATGGCCTTGGCATTCGCACCTTGCTGCAGCCATAA
- a CDS encoding peptidylprolyl isomerase has product MKTTVLSFSLAAVLAAGSLPAIAQNAAVVNGKAIPSAKLDKLIAGTGQPDSPELRTRARNMLIDRELLVQEANKRGLTQRDDVQEQLEQARLNVLAGAVFEDYVKTHGASDAELRKQYDKIKSQFGNGKEYHARHILVEKEADAKAIIAKIKGGAKFEDQAKAASKDPGSAANGGDLDWANSSSYVPEFSAAMTGLKKGQMTDTPVKTQFGWHIIELVDVRDAKIPSFEEVKPQLTQMLMGDQNWQREQFQAMMKALKDKAKVQ; this is encoded by the coding sequence ATGAAGACCACCGTCCTCTCGTTCAGCCTGGCGGCTGTGCTTGCTGCCGGCAGCCTGCCGGCCATCGCCCAGAATGCCGCCGTCGTGAATGGCAAGGCCATTCCGTCGGCAAAGCTGGACAAGTTGATCGCCGGCACCGGCCAGCCCGACAGCCCGGAGCTGCGCACGCGCGCCCGCAACATGCTGATCGACCGCGAACTGCTCGTGCAGGAAGCCAACAAGCGCGGCCTGACCCAGCGCGACGACGTGCAGGAGCAACTGGAACAGGCGCGCCTGAACGTGCTGGCCGGCGCGGTGTTCGAAGACTACGTCAAGACCCACGGCGCCAGCGACGCCGAGCTGCGCAAGCAATACGACAAGATCAAGTCGCAGTTCGGCAACGGCAAGGAATACCACGCCCGCCACATCCTGGTGGAAAAGGAAGCCGACGCCAAGGCCATCATCGCCAAGATCAAGGGCGGCGCCAAGTTCGAGGACCAGGCCAAGGCCGCGTCCAAGGACCCGGGCTCGGCCGCCAACGGCGGCGACCTGGACTGGGCCAACAGCAGCAGCTACGTGCCCGAGTTCTCCGCCGCCATGACCGGCCTGAAGAAGGGCCAGATGACCGACACCCCGGTCAAGACCCAGTTCGGCTGGCACATCATCGAGCTGGTCGACGTGCGCGACGCCAAGATCCCGTCGTTCGAAGAAGTGAAGCCGCAGCTCACGCAGATGCTGATGGGCGACCAGAACTGGCAGCGCGAGCAGTTCCAGGCCATGATGAAGGCCCTGAAGGACAAGGCCAAGGTCCAGTAA
- a CDS encoding BolA family protein yields MAADPATIEAMLRAALAPSHLAVRDDSALHAGHAGAASGGGHYDVTIVSERFAGHNRVARHRMVYDALRGLFPTQIHALAVTAFTDQEYQSRAQSLAPSRDSSSNSQT; encoded by the coding sequence ATGGCAGCCGATCCCGCTACGATCGAGGCAATGCTGCGCGCAGCGCTCGCCCCCAGCCACCTGGCCGTGCGCGACGACAGCGCGCTGCATGCCGGACATGCCGGCGCCGCGTCCGGCGGCGGACATTACGACGTGACAATCGTCAGCGAGCGCTTTGCGGGTCACAACCGGGTTGCCCGACACCGCATGGTGTATGATGCGCTGCGCGGTCTGTTCCCCACGCAGATCCACGCCCTCGCCGTGACTGCGTTCACCGACCAAGAGTACCAATCCCGCGCACAATCCCTCGCACCCTCACGCGATTCTTCCAGCAACTCTCAGACCTGA
- a CDS encoding septation protein A, which yields MKFLFDLFPVILFFAAFKLADIYTATAVAIGATVLQIAWVWFRHRKVEPMQWVSLLIIAVFGGATLVLHNETFIKWKPTVLYWLFAAALLGSVLVWRKNLIRAMMEKQVSLPDPVWARLNVAWAGFFAAMGVLNLYVAYQFSTEAWVNFKLFGSMGLMLVFIVAQSVWLSRHMPENSRD from the coding sequence ATGAAATTCCTGTTCGACCTGTTCCCGGTCATCCTTTTTTTTGCCGCGTTCAAGCTGGCCGACATCTACACCGCCACCGCCGTGGCCATCGGCGCCACCGTGCTGCAGATCGCCTGGGTCTGGTTCCGCCACCGCAAGGTCGAACCGATGCAGTGGGTCAGCCTGCTGATCATCGCGGTGTTCGGCGGCGCCACGCTGGTGCTGCACAACGAGACCTTCATCAAGTGGAAGCCAACCGTGCTGTACTGGCTGTTCGCGGCCGCGCTGCTGGGCTCGGTGCTGGTCTGGCGCAAGAACCTGATCCGCGCCATGATGGAAAAGCAGGTGTCGCTGCCGGACCCGGTGTGGGCACGGCTGAACGTGGCCTGGGCCGGCTTCTTCGCCGCCATGGGCGTGCTCAACCTGTACGTGGCCTACCAGTTCTCGACCGAGGCCTGGGTCAACTTCAAGCTGTTCGGCAGCATGGGGCTGATGCTGGTCTTCATCGTCGCGCAAAGCGTCTGGCTGTCGCGCCACATGCCGGAAAACAGCCGGGACTGA
- the msrB gene encoding peptide-methionine (R)-S-oxide reductase MsrB yields the protein MTTTKTDAEWRAQLSEIEYRVTREAATERPFTGRYWDHWDQGIYHCVGCGTPLFESATKFDAGCGWPSYFRPINGEVIAEHVDHSHGMTRVEVRCKECGSHLGHVFEDGPAPTGLRYCINSAALKFDDRDPAERAADDAHATDAPKHDPQP from the coding sequence ATGACCACCACCAAGACCGACGCCGAGTGGCGTGCACAACTCTCCGAGATCGAATACCGCGTCACCCGCGAGGCCGCCACCGAGCGTCCGTTCACCGGACGCTACTGGGACCACTGGGACCAGGGCATCTACCATTGCGTGGGCTGCGGCACGCCGCTGTTCGAATCCGCCACCAAGTTCGATGCCGGCTGCGGCTGGCCCAGCTATTTCCGCCCGATCAACGGCGAGGTGATCGCCGAGCATGTCGACCACAGCCACGGCATGACGCGGGTCGAAGTCCGCTGCAAGGAATGCGGCAGCCACCTGGGCCACGTGTTCGAGGATGGCCCGGCGCCGACCGGCCTGCGCTATTGCATCAACTCGGCTGCGCTAAAATTCGATGATCGCGACCCGGCCGAGCGTGCGGCGGATGATGCCCACGCGACCGATGCGCCTAAACACGACCCGCAGCCCTGA
- a CDS encoding protein adenylyltransferase SelO translates to MPDTPQPHAPQPGPAPAITQSTLPAPFATAPGFAELGPQFFTRLQPTPLPSPYLVSVAPAAAALLGWDASAGSRQDFIETFIGNQVPDWADPLATVYSGHQFGVWAGQLGDGRAIRLAQAQTATGPWEIQLKGAGLTPYSRMADGRAVLRSSIREYLCSEAMAALGVPTTRALSIMGSDAPVRRETIETAAVVTRLSPTFIRFGHFEHFAAHDDVAALRKLADFVIDNFMPACRDDAQPYQALLREVSLRTADLIAHWQAVGFCHGVMNTDNMSILGLTIDYGPFGFLDAFDANHICNHSDTQGRYAYSQQPQVAFWNLHCLAQALLPLWLAPEDADKEGARDAAVEAARAALDPFRDRYAAAFFRHYRAKLGLRPPAGGEDKSDEPLLSSLFQLLHGQRVDYTLFWRKLCGISSTDASRDAPVRDLFLDRAAFDAWVSDYRVRLRAESSHDAARELEMLAVNPKYVLRNHLAETAIRRARDKDFSEVDRLLAVLSRPFDEQPEAEHYAALPPDWAAGLEVSCSS, encoded by the coding sequence ATGCCAGATACGCCCCAGCCGCACGCTCCTCAACCCGGCCCTGCCCCGGCCATCACGCAGTCGACGCTGCCCGCGCCCTTCGCTACCGCGCCCGGCTTTGCCGAACTGGGCCCGCAGTTCTTCACGCGCCTGCAGCCCACGCCGCTGCCGTCGCCGTACCTGGTAAGCGTGGCGCCGGCCGCGGCGGCGCTGCTGGGCTGGGACGCCAGCGCCGGCAGCCGGCAGGACTTCATCGAGACCTTCATCGGCAACCAGGTGCCGGACTGGGCCGATCCGCTGGCGACGGTCTACTCCGGACACCAGTTCGGGGTCTGGGCCGGCCAGCTCGGCGACGGCCGCGCCATCCGCCTGGCGCAGGCGCAGACCGCCACCGGGCCTTGGGAAATCCAGCTCAAGGGCGCGGGGCTGACCCCCTATTCGCGCATGGCCGACGGGCGCGCGGTGCTGCGCTCGTCAATCCGCGAGTATCTTTGCTCCGAGGCCATGGCCGCCCTGGGCGTGCCGACCACGCGGGCGCTGTCGATCATGGGGTCCGATGCGCCGGTGCGGCGCGAGACCATCGAGACCGCCGCGGTCGTGACCCGGCTGTCGCCCACCTTCATACGCTTCGGGCACTTCGAGCACTTCGCCGCGCACGACGACGTCGCCGCGCTGCGCAAGCTGGCGGACTTCGTCATCGACAACTTCATGCCGGCCTGCCGCGACGACGCCCAGCCTTATCAGGCGCTGCTGCGCGAGGTCTCGCTGCGCACCGCCGACCTGATCGCGCACTGGCAGGCGGTGGGCTTCTGCCACGGCGTGATGAACACCGACAATATGTCGATCCTGGGGCTGACCATCGACTACGGCCCGTTCGGCTTTCTCGATGCGTTCGACGCCAACCATATCTGCAACCACTCCGACACCCAGGGCCGCTACGCCTACAGCCAGCAGCCGCAGGTGGCGTTCTGGAACCTGCATTGCCTGGCGCAGGCGCTGCTGCCGCTGTGGCTGGCGCCGGAAGATGCGGACAAGGAAGGCGCGCGCGACGCCGCGGTTGAAGCCGCGCGTGCCGCGCTGGACCCGTTCCGCGACCGCTATGCCGCGGCATTCTTCCGCCATTACCGCGCCAAGCTGGGCCTGCGCCCGCCCGCCGGCGGCGAGGACAAGTCCGACGAGCCCCTGCTGAGCAGCCTGTTCCAGCTGCTGCACGGGCAGCGCGTCGACTACACGCTGTTCTGGCGCAAGCTGTGCGGCATTTCGTCGACCGACGCCTCGCGCGACGCGCCGGTGCGCGACCTGTTCCTCGACCGCGCCGCCTTCGACGCATGGGTGTCCGACTACCGCGTGCGCCTGCGCGCCGAGTCCTCGCACGATGCCGCGCGCGAACTGGAAATGCTGGCGGTCAACCCCAAATACGTGCTGCGCAACCACCTGGCCGAAACCGCCATCCGCCGCGCGCGCGACAAGGACTTCAGCGAAGTGGACCGGCTGCTGGCGGTGCTGTCGCGCCCGTTCGACGAACAGCCCGAGGCCGAGCACTACGCGGCGCTGCCGCCCGACTGGGCCGCGGGGCTGGAGGTCAGCTGCTCGTCGTGA